A stretch of the Vitis vinifera cultivar Pinot Noir 40024 chromosome 16, ASM3070453v1 genome encodes the following:
- the LOC109124167 gene encoding uncharacterized protein LOC109124167 codes for MAARNAREHRGRRGGNYVTVEMFQELQEQIQQLAATFEEVTRIVAMNLQQCDKTVKEYTQEFHQLRSNLVETENQEVIHYINGLRLVIQDQVSLQRPYKVNDAYQLALKVETQFYQGSSKKSGLEQDHEDDYKENFVIEDEEKQPGKSEATDDEEEGIEGDMVGDVLVIRWSMLAPPVQEKDDWFHKNIFRTSCTSGGRPWQFDRKTVHHDDKNTYSFYLGKNNFVLKSMRDQVAAKKEVKSSTSFLNVSDFVEESKEVGIIYALVGKEDIELQMLLKENQLYPNIKKCVFMVDRLEFLGFVVLSKGVEVDPTKVEAITSWPTPKTLTKIRSFHGLATFYRRFIKNVNIVMTAITEGLKGGQYRWDSQAEESFQEIEKDDTGTSSSFTKF; via the exons ATGGCTGCAAGGAATGCACGTGAACATAGAGGACGTAGGGGTGGAAATTATGTCACAGTAGAGATGTTTCAAGAGTTGCAGGAGCAAATCCAACAACTGGCTGCTACATTTGAAGAAGTAACTAGAATCGTGGCAATG AATTTGCAGCAGTGTGACAAGACTGTGAAGGAGTATACACAAGAGTTCCATCAGTTGAGAAGCAACTTGGTTGAAACTGAAAACCAGGAAGTCATTCACTATATCAATGGTCTCAGATTGGTCATCCAAGATCAAGTGAGCCTCCAACGCCCATATAAGGTCAATGATGCTTATCAGCTTGCTCTTAAAGTTGAAACCCAATTTTATCAGGGTTCTTCCAAGAAATCTGGACTTGAAC AAGATCATGAGGACGATTATAAAGAAAACTTTGTAATTGAAGATGAGGAAAAGCAACCTGGGAAAAGTGAAGCTACTGATGATGAAGAAGAGGGGATTGAAGGTGACATGGTAGGTGATGTGCTGGTCATTCGATGGTCCATGCTTGCACCACCTGTTCAAGAAAAGGATGATTGGTTTCACAAGAATATCTTTAGAACAAGTTGCACCTCAGGAG GTCGTCCATGGCAATTTGATAGGAAAACAGTCCACCATGATGACAAGAATACCTATTCTTTTTACTTGGGAAAGAATAATTTCGTGTTGAAATCAATGAGAGATCAAGTGGCTGCCAAGAAAGAAGTTAAGTCctcaacttcatttttgaatGTAAGTGACTTTGTAGAGGAAAGTAAGGAGGTTGGAATTATTTACGCTCTTGTTGGAAAAGAAGATATCGAGCTTCAGATG CTTCTCAAGGAAAATCAGCTTTATCCCAACATAAAGAAGTGTGTCTTTATGGTGGACAGATTGGAGTTTCTGGGATTTGTAGTTTTATCAAAGGGTGTAGAAGTTGATCCAACCAAGGTTGAAGCCATTACAAGTTGGCCCACTCCAAAAACCTTAACTAAAATTAGAAGTTTTCATGGTTTGGCTACATTTTATAGGAGATTTATTAAGAATGTCAACATAGTAATGACAGCAATTACAGAGGGCCTTAAGGGGGGCCAATACAGATGGGACTCTCAGGCTGAGGAAAGTTTCCAAGAGATTGAGAAGGATGACACGGGCACCAGTTCTAGCTTTACCAAATTTTGA
- the LOC100252021 gene encoding F-box protein At5g07670: MSYSYSSEKQNPYLPLKKSPSSWSNLWFKSPNKALNHVVFTMHLKSLTKHQLQPHKALIFDRTLLLSDELLLRVFQKLPESQRKPNSLVCKRWLSLQGRLVQSVKLLEWDFLESGRLVSRFPNLTRVDLVHACIVWPRSCGVLLNHRVVSVPVDSEVSQNGFLENGKVLASNVVDRGLRFLASGYPNLRKLAVVGASELGLLSVAEECSTLQELELHKCSDATLRAISGFGNLQILKLIGNAEGLYKSLVSDVGLTILAQGCTRLVKLELSGCEGSYDGIKAIGQCCQMLEELTLSDHRLDGGWLSALSYCENLKTLRFQSCRRIDVCPGLDEYLGSCPTLERLHLHKCQLRDKLSMRALYMISGAVRDFVIQDCWGLDNDILGLATTCRRVKLLSLEGCSLLTTEGLESAVLSWKDLQKLRVVSCKNIKDSEVSPALSTLFSILKELQWRPDTRSLLSSSLVESGMGKRGSKFFRKI; encoded by the exons ATGTCGTACTCGTACTCATCAGAGAAGCAAAACCCTTATCTGCCGTTGAAGAAGTCTCCGTCAAGTTGGTCAAATCTCTGGTTCAAGTCACCCAACAAAGCCCTAAACCATGTGGTTTTCACCATGCACCTCAAGTCTCTCACCAAACACCAACTTCAACCTCACAAAGCCCTTATCTTCGATCGAACGCTGCTCCTGTCCGATGAGCTTCTGCTACGGGTCTTCCAGAAACTCCCTGAATCGCAGAGGAAGCCCAACTCCCTTGTTTGCAAGCGTTGGTTGAGTCTTCAGGGTCGACTCGTTCAATCCGTGAAGCTTCTGGAATGGGACTTTCTTGAATCAGGTAGACTCGTTTCGAGATTTCCGAATCTCACCCGTGTTGATTTGGTTCACGCCTGCATTGTCTGGCCTCGAAGTTGTGGCGTTTTGTTGAATCACAGAGTTGTTTCAGTTCCTGTAGATTCCGAAGTTTCACAAAACGGGTTTCTTGAGAATGGAAAAGTGTTAGCTTCTAATGTTGTTGACAGAGGTTTGAGATTTCTTGCCAGTGGGTATCCTAATTTGCGTAAACTCGCGGTTGTAGGGGCAAGTGAGTTGGGTTTATTGAGTGTGGCTGAGGAGTGTTCTACACTGCAAGAATTGGAGTTACATAAGTGTAGTGATGCCACATTGAGGGCGATTTCCGGGTTTGGGAATTTGCAGATCTTGAAATTGATTGGAAATGCTGAAGGGCTTTACAAGTCTTTGGTCTCGGATGTTGGATTGACGATTTTGGCACAAGGGTGTACGAGGTTGGTGAAGCTTGAGCTTAGTGGGTGTGAGGGGAGCTATGATGGGATCAAGGCAATTGGGCAGTGCTGCCAAATGCTCGAAGAACTGACTCTGTCTGATCATAGGCTCGATGGTGGATGGCTGTCAGCTCTATCTTATTGTGAGAATTTGAAGACTTTGAGGTTTCAGTCATGTAGAAGGATCGATGTCTGTCCAGGGCTTGATGAGTATTTGGGTTCTTGTCCAACTCTTGAGCGATTACATTTGCACAAGTGTCAATTGCGGGATAAATTGAGTATGAGAGCATTGTATATGATTTCTGGGGCAGTGAGAGACTTTGTTATTCAGGATTGTTGGGGACTTGACAATGATATTTTGGGCTTAGCAACTACTTGCAG GAGGGTAAAGTTGTTGTCTTTAGAAGGATGCTCATTGCTAACAACAGAAGGTCTGGAGTCTGCCGTGCTTTCCTGGAAAGATCTTCAAAAGCTGAGAGTAGTATCATGTAAGAATATCAAGGACAGTGAAGTCTCCCCCGCACTTTCAACCTTATTCTCGATTCTGAAGGAGTTACAATGGAGGCCTGATACAAGGTCTCTCCTCTCATCGAGCCTTGTGGAGAGTGGCATGGGCAAAAGAGGCAGTAAATTTTTCAGGAAGATATGA